In a genomic window of Hyphomonas sp.:
- the gcvH gene encoding glycine cleavage system protein GcvH: protein MTTYYTEDHEWITVEGDTATVWITKYAADQLGDVVFVEVPEAGASFAKGDDMAVVESVKAASDVYAPVAGEVTEGNGALADAPETVNEDPEGKGWFCKMKLSDAAELGALMDADAYKAYCDGL from the coding sequence ATGACGACTTACTATACCGAAGATCATGAATGGATCACCGTCGAAGGCGACACGGCGACGGTCTGGATCACGAAATACGCCGCCGACCAGTTGGGCGACGTGGTCTTTGTCGAAGTGCCGGAAGCCGGCGCCAGCTTCGCCAAGGGGGACGACATGGCGGTCGTCGAGAGCGTCAAGGCGGCTTCGGACGTCTATGCGCCGGTGGCGGGCGAAGTGACGGAAGGCAATGGCGCGCTCGCCGACGCCCCGGAAACCGTCAATGAAGATCCCGAGGGCAAGGGCTGGTTCTGCAAGATGAAGCTGTCCGATGCCGCCGAGCTCGGCGCACTGATGGATGCAGATGCCTACAAGGCCTATTGCGACGGCCTGTAA